The Sesamum indicum cultivar Zhongzhi No. 13 linkage group LG6, S_indicum_v1.0, whole genome shotgun sequence genomic interval AGAAAGATAGAATCTTTACGAATCCTTTTCCTTCAGACAATGGATTTCACCAAGATTGCCCTTATCCTAATATGCAGAATTTCATAGGGAACTCGAATAAAGGCCTAATTTTCAGATTCTTGTCTTGTTTTTTCTCCCATGTTGCTTGTTTGATTCCTGAAATGCAGCCATCTTTTACCCACTTTTCCATGTTGCAGATATTCTTCTATTGCTTACAACTTACGTGCAATCACTCCATTCCCACTACTCAGCATAGGCAATTATTACTAGTATTAATGTGACTGGATCTGaattaaaatccaaaaccAAAGCTATCACTTTCAGCTGTCCAACCGttccaagaaaccaaaagcCCGTCCCAAGCTAATAAACTATAACTAACCACAATTCTCATTCGCCTCAAGAAACTTCTGAGCCTGAAACGCTGCTGCGCGTTCAGAAACCAGCGCCTGGATGAGCAGCGTCTTCACCTCCCAGGCCGCGTAGGGGTACCCCTTTCGGGCATACGAGTTGAGCAGCGCTGCCGTCGACTGCTTCACCAGCCTTGCAAACGCGTCCTTTCCATCGTCATTCCTCGCCGCCGCTTCCAGCAGCGTCAGGTCTTCCCGGTACCGCTCGAAGACCTGTGACCCAAAAACATTGGAAACCGTTGATTTATGGGGCACCATCTTCGGCCATAACTCCCTCCGGCTGCTCCAATACCTGAAAATCAAGCGAGTGAACAAACTTAAAGATCTGGGTCCTCCGGATCGACCGACTAAAAGCTGTAATCAGAGAGAAGAAGTGAGAGAAAGTCTGGTTACTGGGGAGTGCATGTTCCTCTGGTTCTTGAGTAGAGAAATCCGGGGCTGGGTCGCCGAACCGCTGCAATTGCTGGTATGgccaagaaaacaagaaacacaAGAAGAACGAACCTACTTCCCATCTGCAAATCAATCCTGCAGGCCATCGTCCATACAAACTAAGATTTCATTTTCCagttgatatatatgtatttcgtAATCGGGATCAGGAATGTGTGTAGATGGATGGGTGTATAGAGCGAAATTTGTCCAGTTTCCAATAAGGTCATGTTTGGTAGCGTGCAGGCTTCAGAATGTCACCTCGTGACAAGTGCagtctttgttttctttttgtcttttgctTTCTTGGAAGTATCGTTTTCAAAATGTGCATTAAACTTCTTTATTCCTTCTTTTACATACATACACCGgcatctaaatttaaattatacaatcatATAAGATGAGAATTGAAAAGAATGAGCAGTAAGGATTACAATGAAAAGAGTTCATTTTGATGTGTGTTTGCAGATGAAATGAGTTGGTCAGCTTTCTGTtgcaaaaacaagaagaacGCAGTGAGGCTAAtggtaatttaaatttcttggtCTGAGACGAGTGCTGCACAGTGCACATGCCAAGttcaaatttatgttattttgcCTAGCCGTTAACACACCCACGTCTTGTAAAATGATGATTGTTCAGACGTGGGGGCTACGGCCTCAAGACGAAtttcagtcattttttttttttttctaaaacttgCTATACTATAGTTTTTTTTCCCCCAACTTGTGAGACAAGCTCAAATAAgtgtgcataattaattaaatagataaaatataaatattttttaaaattaacgaaTATATAATGAATGTCCTTCCATGACAATTTATTGTACAGAGAGGCATATGATAAgaagataataaatatcaGCTTAAAGCAAAGGAAGGCTAGCTTGTTACACTTAGCCGTTTTTTCTCTTATGTAAAATTGCTATTCACACCCTTGcgtttttatttgttgtaagTAGCACTAGCGATTTTATTAACTGTAGGAGTTTTATTTACTTATGCAAACGTGTCAACACTTCTTATGTAAAATAGCACTATCGACTTACTGTTAGTAATCTTCAGTATTCCTCCTGGCATCTATACCAAGCTCAGAGGGAGTTTGGTTAGTTATTAGAAATTGAGTCTTTTAACATGAGCTAAAATAAGAAGCAGTTAATGTTCAACCTCTGTAAAGAATAGGGATTTCAGCTTTGTAATACCTATCTTGATTTAGCAATACAAATCATTCAAATTACTCCACGTAACAAAACAATAGCAACACAACTTGTCATTTTTTATACCAGAATTCTTTACATGGTATTAGAGCCATTACTGATACCCTTAATGGCCTCTTATTCCCCCTCCTtcctttcttgttcttgtttgatatTCACAAATGATATATAGCAAGTGAGAGGTTTCTTGAGAAGTTCCTTTACCTTTCTTGACAACAAGATGACCAAAGGTTCTGAGATATTGATGTACAAAACGGGCAGAAGATGCTGAAGACTTCAAACAATGGATAAGAACTAATATGGTTACTTCTTGGACATTGAACTATATTTCAAAGGAAATTGTGGGAAGTTTCTTGTATACCAGCACTACAAGAGACTTCTGGGTTGAATTGGAGGCTCGATTTGGACAAAGCAACTGAGTAATGGTCTATCAACTTAAAAGGGAAAATATCCTCTATATCCCTTGGAGTGCCGTGCATTTTTTAAACACATCACCAAATATATTTCGTCCAAATATAtgtacaataatatatatatatatatataattcaagccacatactaacaaaatatgtatatatatatatatgtaaaaaagatataatttgtcaataaatagtgaattgtctcctaaaatataaaatcaaatatatagcacctattttatattattttaaattatcactaaaaataaatccgAACATATACACAGCTTCTaacacatatattttaatctttattttttctctctctgtctcaTAAATCTAAAAACCAATCcgaaaacaaaaccaaacataccttaaaaaacacaaaaaaaacaagGCAACACAGGGAGTAGAGGGAAGTAATGTGAGCAGAAATTGAAGCTTTGTAAAGAAATCAAAACTGGCGGATAACAACACCCTTACCTCAAAATAAAAGGTCAGTAGGGTGTAGATGATTATTCAAGCTAAAACTTAAGGATCATTGAAAGGCATACGGCAAAGTTGGAGAGAACCTAAAAAGGTAAACAttcaaatgataatttttaattatataaaactatAGATAGATAAAACAAAAGTACTTCTGTGctcaaaaacaataaatactgtttgggtaagaattttatacaggatatttaattataataatgatggTATATTTAAACCAATtgcattaaaataatatatagcaTTGAGCATCGTGAATCTAAATTAACTCCGCCTAGCCGATGTGCGATTTTACACTGGAATCTTGTTCTTAACCCCAGCCCGGATATCATGACTTGAAGCTTCCTCATGTTCTTTTAAATAACAGTGATCATCCGTATGTTGTTGGTTTTAACTGTCCAAATTCAGACATTTTTACCGAACAAAAATGGCTGCATCTGATCAGGATACATACATACATTGATAAAGCAAGCTCTGAAGATATTCCAGTTATTCTAAGTACAAAAGCAAGCTTCAGTTCTTATTCATGTCAACTCAGAAAGAAAAACACTCTCAGCCTCTTGCCATTCACATTCAGATTGACACGTACGTACCTGTTAGAACATAGAAACCGCTCAAAGGCTCTTATTCCCTAATAcattacatgaaaattattattcccTTCAAGCNNNNNNNNNNCTGAACATCATCGTCTCCCTCCTCGAGTACTTGAGCCTCTGCGCCTCCTCCCTTGATATCTGATAAGCATTCGCGATCACGTCCGCCGGCAGCCCCCTCAACGCCGAGGTCCTGCCGCTCAGGGTGTTGATTAAGGCGTTGTCGTTGGTGTTAAACTCCACCCACTCGCAGCCCTGTTCTCCGGCCCGCTTCACCACCGCGAAGTTCTGTggcac includes:
- the LOC105165646 gene encoding uncharacterized protein LOC105165646; its protein translation is MACRIDLQMGSRFVLLVFLVFLAIPAIAAVRRPSPGFLYSRTRGTCTPQYWSSRRELWPKMVPHKSTVSNVFGSQVFERYREDLTLLEAAARNDDGKDAFARLVKQSTAALLNSYARKGYPYAAWEVKTLLIQALVSERAAAFQAQKFLEANENCG